In Drosophila ananassae strain 14024-0371.13 chromosome 3R, ASM1763931v2, whole genome shotgun sequence, the DNA window ATCATCGCAAGACTTCGTTTCAGGACTGCTGACTATCGTGAACAGGTGGCGGCAACGCCGGAAAATGATGCGCCTTGTCAGGTGCGTGATCCGCGTATATCGAGCCAAGCCGCAGGTGAAAAGAATGGTCCGATGGGCGGTTCTTTTGAAGATAGTCGTTACAATTGTCACCCATTCCTCGCTATTGGAACTCGCGGCAAATGCCTCCCAGTATGTTGGCCCTAAGCAGATGTTGGGCCTTGGACTGCAATTCGTGACCATGACAATTATGAATTTGGCCATATCCCAACATTTTCTGATTATGTTGCTTGTTCGGGCCAACTATCGCCTTCTGAACAGGGAGCTTCGACAAATGATCGACGAGTGCAAGCACCTGAGCTATTACTCCCCTCGCAACGGGGTCTTTATGACCAAATGCTGCTTCATAGCCGATCAATTGGACAACCTAGGCAGAATTCGCAGCCATCTACACTCCATTGTCACCCAATTGCAAGAGGTCTTTGGCCTTCAGGCCCTCATGGTCTACACGGAATACTATATAACGACAATAGGTGTAAGCTATTTCCTCTTCAGTATGTACAAGTACGGAGACACGAACCTTCGAGTGACAACCTTGTCGCGAATTCTGGTATTTATTTGGATGGCTTCCTACTACCTAGACGCCCTGATGAACCTTGCCATTATCCTCCAAGTCCAAGGAGATGAACAGAAGATGAGTAGAATTCTGGCGGAACGTACCCTGTTTGCCCCTGGACTGGATGTGCGCCTGGAGGAATCTGTAAGTAATATTATCAGCTTCCAGCCCTATTTCTTCACATCTTCTTCTCTAGTTCGAGAATACTCAGATCCAGCTAGTTCGAAACCCATTAAAAATGAACGTGATGCATCTATTTCCCACCAACTACAGTAATACCACAGCCATGATATCGTCGGTATTTATGAACTCAATATACCTTATTCAGTACGATATGGCAAACTTTTAGGATTGTTACTTCGAAAATAAAGGTTAGGATACAGTGGGCGCTACCTAGAACAGTATACCTAAGTATGGGAGATTATTGCTTGCCCAAAAATCAATCAATCCAGGATAAGATCAGGAGCTAGTCACccaataaattaattacatgCGTTTGCCAACCATGACAATGCTGgtcattttttcaaaatgttcGACTGGGACGGTTGGCTACTGAAGGTGGTCTACTACTACGGGTTTCTGGCCGGAATCTCCAACTTTGAAGTGGATTGGAGAAAGTGTCGTGtctttaaaacaaaaaggagTACCATCTTTGCCGTTTTTCACAATGCACTGGCCTTGGTTCTAGTGATTTTCTATTGGAGAGGTCATGAAAGCTATAACGTGCTCTTTGGCAGAGCAAACAAGCTGCACGAGTATGTTGTCGTCATAATGTCCGGACTTAGACTGTCATCTGGTAAAAATATTAAGGAGTTCAGCAGATGAGCATTAATCCTCAAAGATTTTCTTGTTAGGGCTCCTAACTATGGTGACGAGGTGGAGGCGACGTCGTCCTCTGATGAGGATAATGAGGAGGTTGTTCCGCCTCTACTTGGCCAAGCCACAAGTCAAGAGGATGTCACGTCGGTTGATACTTGTAAAGTTTCTTAATGTTTCCATAAGCGATTGTTTGCAAATAGCACTCGGACTGAACGCCGTTCAACGTATTGGCTCTGACTTGATCCTGGGCTTGGTTCTGCAGTTCTGTATGGTAGCCTGTATGACTTTAGCCATTAGCCAGTATTATCTAGTCATGCTATTCATTCGGACGCAATACGAAATGCTCAACTCGGAATTACGAGGCTTGATCGAAGAGACTAAGGCATTAAGCCATCGGCCACGCCGCAATGGAGTTTTCATGACCAAGTGTTGTGAGCTGTCGGATCGATTGGATGACATTGCCCAACAGCAGGACGAGATCCAGTCCATTGTTGCTAGCTTGGGAGGGGCGTTCGGCACTCAGGGACTGTTGGTTTACACTGCCTACTATTTGTCAGTGGTCTCCACCGCCTATCTGAGCTACAGCCTCGCGAAAAACGGCATCGAAAATCTGGGTATGACATTCGGCAGTTTGGCGGTGTCGTTGACTTGGTGCTTTTTCTATTACACGGATGCCTTAAGGAACCTGTTTGTCGTCCTAAGTATTCAAAATGAGCACAGGACCCTGATTCGTATCATGGAAGAGCGAACTGTTTTTCCTCCGGGCCTAGATATCCGGCTGGAGCTATCGGTAAGAGGTCTAATCTCTGCGGCCCTATTATTACCCTTTTGCTTTTTCAGTTTGAAAGCTTTCAATTCCAGCTGATTCGGAACCCTTTCACTATGAGCGTCATGAATATTTTTCCCATTGATCACAACTTTGCCACCTCAATGTTTGCATCAGTATTTATGAATTCAATATATCTTATTCAATACGATATGGcaaacttttaaaaattataactcTGGGAATAAAGAGCGAAGCCGAAGTACGCAGATAGCGCTCTTCTATAAATCAACTTTATCAGGGAGACCTTTGCATTTCACCCATTAAATTAGTTAAATGTGTCTGCTGGTCATTTCAACGAAATGTTCGACTGGGACGGTTATTTATTGAAGTTAGTATACTTCTACGGGTTTCTGGTTGGAGTATCCAACTTTGAAATCGATTGGAGTGCGTGTCGCGTCTTCAAATCTAAGAGGAGTACCATCTTTGCCGCCACACACAATGTTCTTGCCCTAATTCTTCTGATCTACTATCCGAAAGTTATCATCAAATTTGGTTCGTTTTTTGTCGAACGAAACAGCCTTCACATGATTGTAATTTTTCTTATGTCCGGATTAATAATAGCTTCTGGTAAGTAATATACCAATTTTATTTCTGTTTATGAAGAATTTCTATTTTAGGACTAATTACTATACTTAATCGGTGGAGACGGCGTCGTCAACTTATGAGGATAATGAGGGCTCTGTTCCGCGTCTACTTGGTCAAGCCACAGATTATAAGGATGTCCCACAGGGCGATACTTCTTAAGTTTTTGAATGTTTTACTAACCGATGGTCTTCAAATATCACTGGGAGTCATCGTGGGTCTCAAAGGATCGGGAGACTTTTTAGGGATCATTATGCAGTTCTTTATGTCAGCTGTTATGACCGTATCCATTAGCCAGTATTATCTAGTAATGCTATTTATTCGGACGCAATACCTCATGCTCAACTCGGAGCTACGAGGTTTGATCGAGGAGACCCGAGCACTGAGCTACCGCCCACGTCGCAATGGAGTTATGACTAAGTGTTGCGAGCTGTCGGATCGATTGGACGACATTGCCCAACAGCAGGCCGAGATCCAGTCACTTGTGATCAGCACGGAAAATGCATTTGGAGTGCAGGGACTATTTATGTACATTGGGTACTATTTTTACTCCATCTTTACTATTTATTTGACCTACATTCTGTCAAAGCACGGCACTCAGCATGGCAGTATTAATTTACACTTGGTTCTTTTTCTACTACGCGGATGTCTTACGAAACTTGTTGGTCATCCTGAGTATTCAAAATGAGCACAGAACCTTGATTCGTATCTTAGAAGAGCGAACTGTTTTTTCTCCAGGCCTAGACATTCGGCTTGAACAATCGGTACGAGGTCTAATTTCTGCAATTCCCTTGTAATTATTCCTCTGTTATTTCAGTTTGAAAACTTTCAATTCCAGCTGATTCGGaaccctttaaaaatgttcgTCATGAATATGTTTCCCATCGATCACAGCTCTACCACAGCAATGTTTGCATCATTTTTAACGAACTCCATTTATCTTATACAATACGAtatggaaaaattttaaagcgCTTT includes these proteins:
- the LOC6497607 gene encoding putative gustatory receptor 36b, whose amino-acid sequence is MDFFFSFAEWTNGSTGSCGRLVSMHIVGLSNFDFDLRTGRVYTTTRSTLLAILSNILLVVLLVVYFTLRKDLTTTLATATKLQEYVFIVTTGLQIMAGLLTIVNRWRQRRKMMRLVRCVIRVYRAKPQVKRMVRWAVLLKIVVTIVTHSSLLELAANASQYVGPKQMLGLGLQFVTMTIMNLAISQHFLIMLLVRANYRLLNRELRQMIDECKHLSYYSPRNGVFMTKCCFIADQLDNLGRIRSHLHSIVTQLQEVFGLQALMVYTEYYITTIGVSYFLFSMYKYGDTNLRVTTLSRILVFIWMASYYLDALMNLAIILQVQGDEQKMSRILAERTLFAPGLDVRLEESFENTQIQLVRNPLKMNVMHLFPTNYSNTTAMISSVFMNSIYLIQYDMANF
- the LOC6497608 gene encoding putative gustatory receptor 36a — its product is MFDWDGWLLKVVYYYGFLAGISNFEVDWRKCRVFKTKRSTIFAVFHNALALVLVIFYWRGHESYNVLFGRANKLHEAPNYGDEVEATSSSDEDNEEVVPPLLGQATSQEDVTSVDTSLGLNAVQRIGSDLILGLVLQFCMVACMTLAISQYYLVMLFIRTQYEMLNSELRGLIEETKALSHRPRRNGVFMTKCCELSDRLDDIAQQQDEIQSIVASLGGAFGTQGLLVYTAYYLSVVSTAYLSYSLAKNGIENLGMTFGSLAVSLTWCFFYYTDALRNLFVVLSIQNEHRTLIRIMEERTVFPPGLDIRLELSSEAEVRR
- the LOC123257392 gene encoding putative gustatory receptor 36c → MRALFRVYLVKPQIIRMSHRAILLKFLNVLLTDGLQISLGVIVGLKGSGDFLGIIMQFFMSAVMTVSISQYYLVMLFIRTQYLMLNSELRGLIEETRALSYRPRRNGVMTKCCELSDRLDDIAQQQAEIQSLVISTENAFGVQGLFMYIGIRPISADYMTTI